The following are encoded in a window of Bordetella genomosp. 10 genomic DNA:
- a CDS encoding cytochrome ubiquinol oxidase subunit I, which yields MIDSHVVDLSRLQFAVTALYHFLFVPLTLGLSWILVIMESVYVMTGKQVYKDMTRFWGKLFGINFAMGVATGLTMEFQFGTNWSYYSHYVGDIFGVPLAIEGLMAFFLESTFVGLFFFGWDRLTRVQHLIVTSLVALGSNLSALWILVANGWMNFPAGAHFNYETMRMELTNLSDVLFNPIAQVKFVHTVSAGYVTAAMFVLGVSAWYLLRGRHVAFAKRSFAIAAGFGLASTLSVIVLGDESGYTTGEVQQMKLAAIESEWETQPAPASFTLFGVPNQAEQRTDYAVRVPWALGLIATRSVTEPVVGIKDLVKENRVRVENGMLAYSALRDLRSGDTSELTRERFAAHQKDLGYGLLLKHYTDKVVDATPAQIDRAAADTVPPVAPVFWSFRIMVGLGILFLVTFVLAFWFSARRLVDLPRYRWFLRWAVWAIPLPWLAAEFGWIVAEVGRQPWTIAGILPTRLSASTLQPGDLYFSLAGFILFYTGLLVVEMFLMVRYARRGPDYHPEPVRGQTLPPLAGKSA from the coding sequence ATGATCGATAGTCATGTCGTCGACCTTTCCCGCCTGCAGTTCGCGGTGACCGCGCTATACCACTTTCTCTTCGTGCCCCTGACCCTGGGCCTGTCCTGGATCCTGGTGATCATGGAGTCCGTCTACGTGATGACGGGCAAGCAGGTCTACAAGGACATGACCCGCTTCTGGGGCAAGCTGTTCGGCATCAACTTCGCCATGGGCGTGGCCACCGGCCTGACCATGGAATTCCAGTTCGGCACCAACTGGTCGTACTACTCGCATTACGTGGGCGACATCTTCGGCGTGCCGCTGGCCATCGAGGGCCTGATGGCCTTCTTCCTGGAATCGACCTTCGTCGGCCTGTTCTTCTTCGGCTGGGACCGCCTGACGCGGGTGCAGCACCTGATCGTCACCTCCCTGGTGGCGCTGGGCTCGAACCTGTCGGCCCTGTGGATCCTGGTCGCCAACGGCTGGATGAATTTCCCCGCCGGCGCGCATTTCAACTACGAAACGATGCGCATGGAGCTGACCAACCTGTCGGACGTGCTGTTCAACCCGATCGCGCAGGTCAAGTTCGTGCACACCGTGTCGGCGGGCTATGTCACCGCCGCCATGTTCGTGCTGGGCGTGTCGGCGTGGTACCTGCTGCGCGGGCGCCACGTCGCCTTCGCCAAGCGCTCCTTCGCCATCGCTGCCGGCTTCGGCCTGGCCTCGACGCTGTCGGTCATCGTGCTGGGCGACGAGTCGGGCTACACCACCGGCGAAGTGCAACAGATGAAGCTGGCGGCCATCGAGTCCGAATGGGAAACCCAGCCGGCGCCGGCCTCCTTCACCCTGTTCGGCGTGCCGAACCAGGCCGAACAGCGCACCGACTACGCCGTGCGCGTGCCGTGGGCCCTGGGCCTGATCGCCACCCGCTCGGTGACCGAGCCGGTGGTGGGCATCAAGGACCTGGTGAAGGAAAACCGCGTGCGCGTGGAGAACGGCATGCTGGCCTACAGCGCGCTGCGCGACCTGCGCTCGGGCGATACGTCCGAGCTGACGCGCGAACGCTTCGCGGCGCATCAGAAGGACCTGGGCTATGGCCTGCTGTTGAAGCACTACACCGACAAGGTGGTGGACGCCACGCCGGCGCAGATCGATCGCGCGGCGGCCGATACCGTGCCGCCCGTCGCGCCGGTGTTCTGGTCCTTCCGCATCATGGTCGGCCTGGGCATCCTGTTCCTGGTCACCTTCGTGCTGGCCTTCTGGTTCAGCGCCCGGCGCCTGGTGGACCTGCCCCGATACCGCTGGTTCCTGCGCTGGGCGGTGTGGGCGATTCCCTTGCCCTGGCTGGCCGCCGAGTTCGGCTGGATCGTCGCCGAGGTGGGCCGCCAGCCGTGGACCATCGCCGGCATCCTGCCCACCCGCCTGTCGGCCTCCACGCTGCAGCCCGGCGACCTGTATTTCAGCCTGGCCGGCTTCATCCTGTTCTATACCGGACTGCTCGTCGTGGAAATGTTCCTGATGGTGCGCTACGCCCGCCGCGGCCCGGACTACCACCCGGAGCCGGTGCGCGGACAGACCCTGCCGCCCCTGGCCGGCAAGTCGGCTTGA
- a CDS encoding LysR family transcriptional regulator: MDSLNGFMVFVQVAETRSFVAAGRLLGVSASAIGKSVARLEEKLGARLFHRSTRSITLTAEGTLFLERSRRIIAEIEAAELELSQATAAPRGRLRVSLPLVSSLVLPVLGEFMREYPEIELDLDFTDRLVDVIEEGFDAVVRTGEPTDSRLSARRLGAFRSMLVASPDYLARRGTPAAPADLLRHACMHYRFPNSGKLETWALRRAAGAPELALPTSMICNNIETRVCFALQGLGIAYLPEFSVRDLLADGRLRVVLADHTAGTGVFHVLWPASKHPSPKVRAFVDFLCARVFPPPPGKPKAGPRRPANR; the protein is encoded by the coding sequence CTGGACAGCCTGAACGGCTTCATGGTTTTCGTGCAAGTCGCCGAGACGCGCAGCTTCGTCGCGGCCGGGCGGCTGCTGGGCGTATCGGCATCCGCCATCGGCAAGAGCGTGGCGCGGCTGGAGGAAAAGCTCGGCGCGCGCCTGTTCCACCGCAGCACGCGCAGCATCACGCTGACCGCCGAAGGGACGCTGTTCCTGGAGCGCAGCCGCCGCATCATCGCCGAAATCGAAGCGGCGGAACTGGAGTTGTCGCAAGCGACCGCGGCGCCGCGCGGCCGGCTGCGCGTCAGCCTGCCCCTGGTCAGCTCGCTGGTGCTGCCGGTGCTCGGCGAGTTCATGCGCGAGTACCCGGAGATCGAGCTGGATCTGGATTTCACCGACCGGCTGGTCGACGTGATCGAGGAAGGCTTCGATGCGGTCGTCAGGACCGGCGAGCCCACCGATTCGCGCCTGTCGGCCCGGCGGCTGGGCGCCTTCCGTTCGATGCTGGTGGCGTCGCCCGACTATCTGGCGCGGCGAGGCACGCCCGCGGCGCCCGCCGATCTGCTGCGGCACGCCTGCATGCACTATCGCTTTCCCAACAGCGGCAAGCTGGAGACATGGGCCTTGCGCCGCGCCGCCGGCGCGCCCGAACTGGCGCTGCCGACCTCGATGATCTGCAACAACATCGAAACGCGGGTGTGCTTTGCCTTGCAGGGCCTGGGCATCGCCTATCTGCCGGAGTTCTCGGTCAGGGATCTGCTGGCGGATGGCCGGCTGCGTGTCGTCCTGGCCGATCACACCGCCGGCACGGGCGTTTTCCACGTGCTCTGGCCCGCCAGCAAGCACCCCTCGCCCAAGGTCCGGGCCTTTGTCGATTTCCTGTGCGCCCGGGTATTCCCCCCGCCTCCGGGCAAACCCAAGGCAGGGCCCCGGCGCCCGGCCAACCGGTAG
- a CDS encoding SDR family NAD(P)-dependent oxidoreductase, with protein sequence MAGAEARPPARVLVTGAASGIGAAIAAALRAAGWSVVGLDRTPLPAGAADHGPGGGKVAAGAIHGAADHGAAPGAQAHFQVDLTDDAALRDALRAIGPVDAVVHAAGFMRTAPLGRLDPVDGEAMWRIHVRAAEVLVDALAPGLPDGGRVVLVGSRTANGAAGRSQYAATKAALVGMARSWAAELAPRGITVNVIAPGATDTPMLRDPARGGTPPRLPPLGRFVRPDEIGAVAAFLLGPGAGAITGQQIVVCGGASL encoded by the coding sequence ATGGCGGGGGCCGAGGCGCGCCCGCCGGCGCGAGTCCTCGTGACCGGCGCGGCGTCGGGCATAGGCGCCGCCATTGCTGCGGCCTTGCGGGCCGCCGGCTGGTCGGTGGTGGGGCTGGACCGCACTCCCTTGCCAGCCGGCGCCGCCGATCATGGCCCCGGCGGCGGGAAGGTGGCGGCCGGCGCGATCCACGGCGCCGCGGACCATGGCGCCGCGCCCGGCGCGCAGGCGCACTTCCAGGTCGACCTGACCGACGATGCGGCCCTACGCGACGCGCTGCGCGCCATCGGCCCCGTCGACGCCGTGGTGCACGCGGCCGGCTTCATGCGCACCGCGCCGCTGGGCCGTCTGGATCCGGTCGACGGCGAGGCCATGTGGCGCATCCACGTGCGCGCGGCCGAGGTCCTGGTCGACGCGCTGGCCCCCGGCCTGCCCGACGGCGGCCGCGTGGTCCTGGTGGGCAGCCGCACCGCCAACGGCGCGGCCGGGCGCAGCCAGTACGCCGCCACCAAGGCGGCCCTGGTCGGCATGGCGCGCTCATGGGCCGCCGAACTGGCCCCGCGCGGGATCACGGTCAACGTCATCGCGCCGGGCGCCACCGACACCCCCATGCTGCGCGATCCCGCGCGCGGCGGCACCCCGCCCCGCCTGCCGCCCCTGGGCCGCTTCGTGCGCCCCGACGAAATCGGCGCCGTGGCGGCCTTCCTGCTCGGCCCCGGCGCGGGGGCGATCACCGGCCAGCAGATCGTGGTCTGCGGCGGCGCTTCCCTGTAG
- a CDS encoding ABC transporter permease: MSTTLQPAAAQTAAQRDGHAAAAAPREGARKTRPRARRGEVRTSWITLAGLAVLIAAWWLSVRLLHVPSYILPDPLAVVRALWSGLAVSPASATGYYLPLWSTFCNAAIGFAIGTGAGLVLGSLMAESRTVERLLMPYAFALQSLPKVAIAPLIVIWLGFGDGSKIAIAALLSFFPILINSFTGLRAVEPERIDLMRSLSASRLETYRIVKLPNAAPYIFAGLDMAVVYALLGTIVAEFLGAQQGMGVVITQAQAVTDVAGVFAALVILGAMGILLHAVVRRLEKRVVHWADRNKR, from the coding sequence GTGAGCACGACCCTGCAACCCGCGGCCGCGCAGACGGCCGCCCAGCGCGACGGCCATGCCGCCGCCGCCGCGCCCCGCGAGGGCGCGCGCAAGACGCGTCCGCGCGCCCGCCGGGGCGAGGTCAGGACGTCCTGGATCACGCTGGCGGGCCTGGCGGTGCTGATCGCCGCCTGGTGGCTCAGCGTCCGGCTGCTGCACGTGCCGTCCTACATCCTGCCCGATCCGCTGGCGGTGGTGCGCGCGCTGTGGTCCGGCCTGGCGGTCTCGCCGGCCAGCGCCACCGGCTATTACCTGCCGCTGTGGAGCACCTTCTGCAACGCGGCCATCGGCTTCGCCATCGGCACCGGCGCCGGCCTGGTGCTGGGGTCGCTGATGGCGGAGAGCCGCACCGTGGAGCGGCTGCTGATGCCCTACGCCTTCGCCCTGCAGAGCCTGCCGAAAGTGGCCATCGCGCCGCTCATCGTCATCTGGCTGGGCTTCGGCGACGGCTCCAAGATCGCCATCGCCGCCCTGCTGTCCTTCTTTCCCATCCTGATCAACAGCTTCACCGGCCTGCGCGCGGTCGAGCCCGAGCGCATCGACCTGATGCGCTCGCTGTCGGCCAGCCGCCTGGAGACCTACCGCATCGTCAAGCTGCCCAACGCCGCGCCCTATATCTTCGCCGGCCTGGACATGGCGGTGGTGTACGCGCTGCTGGGAACGATCGTCGCCGAATTCCTGGGCGCGCAGCAGGGCATGGGCGTGGTCATCACCCAGGCGCAGGCCGTGACCGACGTGGCGGGCGTGTTCGCCGCGCTGGTCATCCTGGGCGCCATGGGCATCCTGCTGCACGCGGTGGTGCGCAGGCTGGAGAAACGGGTAGTGCATTGGGCGGACCGCAACAAGCGATAA
- the cydB gene encoding cytochrome d ubiquinol oxidase subunit II produces MDYTVLQVIWWVLIGALLIGFALTDGFDMGACVLLPFVARNDTERRVVVNAVGATWEGNQVWFVTAGGATFAAWPRVYATAFSGFYIALLLVLFALFFRPVGFDYRGKVSDPRWRGFWDWALFGGSLVPALVFGVAFGNLLQGVPFEFDADLRSTYTGSFFALLNPFALLCGLVSLSMLVTHGAALLQLKTDGAVRARAARAQRWAGLIGLVLFALAGVWVATALAGFRVQANGTAVSAAGAWLDNYARWPAMMIAPALGLLGLAGAAALSGRRSGTAGFLSSSVGIVGIILTAGFSMFPFVMPSSTDTAHSLTVWNSTSSPLTLEIMLFAVIVFLPIVLLYTSWVYKVMFGRVTSHAIESDQHTLY; encoded by the coding sequence ATTGACTACACCGTTTTGCAAGTGATCTGGTGGGTGCTTATCGGCGCCCTGCTGATCGGCTTCGCCCTGACCGATGGTTTCGACATGGGGGCCTGCGTGCTGCTGCCCTTCGTCGCGCGCAACGACACGGAGCGGCGCGTCGTCGTCAACGCCGTGGGCGCCACGTGGGAGGGCAACCAGGTCTGGTTCGTGACCGCGGGCGGCGCCACCTTCGCGGCCTGGCCGCGCGTGTACGCCACGGCGTTCTCGGGTTTCTACATCGCGCTGCTGCTGGTGCTGTTCGCGCTGTTCTTCCGCCCGGTCGGCTTCGACTACCGCGGCAAGGTCTCGGATCCGCGCTGGCGCGGCTTCTGGGACTGGGCGCTGTTCGGCGGCAGCCTGGTGCCGGCGCTGGTGTTCGGCGTGGCCTTCGGCAACCTGCTGCAGGGCGTGCCGTTCGAGTTCGACGCCGACCTGCGTTCGACCTATACCGGCAGCTTCTTCGCCCTGCTGAATCCCTTCGCCCTCCTGTGCGGGCTGGTCAGCCTGAGCATGCTGGTGACCCATGGCGCCGCCCTGCTGCAGTTGAAGACCGACGGCGCGGTGCGGGCGCGCGCCGCGCGGGCCCAGCGCTGGGCCGGCCTGATCGGCCTGGTGCTGTTCGCGCTGGCGGGCGTCTGGGTGGCGACGGCGCTGGCGGGCTTCCGCGTGCAGGCCAACGGCACGGCGGTGAGCGCTGCGGGCGCCTGGCTCGACAACTATGCGCGCTGGCCGGCGATGATGATCGCGCCGGCGCTGGGCCTGCTGGGCCTGGCCGGCGCGGCGGCGCTGTCCGGCCGCCGTTCGGGAACGGCGGGCTTCCTCAGCTCCAGCGTGGGCATCGTCGGCATCATCCTGACGGCGGGTTTCTCCATGTTCCCCTTCGTCATGCCGTCGTCCACCGATACGGCGCACAGCCTGACGGTGTGGAATTCCACCTCCAGTCCGCTGACGCTGGAAATCATGCTGTTCGCCGTGATCGTGTTCCTGCCCATCGTCCTGCTGTACACGAGCTGGGTCTACAAGGTCATGTTCGGCCGCGTGACCAGCCATGCCATCGAATCCGACCAGCACACGCTGTATTGA
- the cydP gene encoding cytochrome oxidase putative small subunit CydP yields the protein MSRKRCPSILARAGAFGRAHPTAREVALVVIVKLTLLVVLQLLFFSNPQKNASFGANQVSAALVGSPTQPSETGHDR from the coding sequence GTGAGCAGGAAACGATGTCCGTCCATTCTCGCGCGCGCCGGCGCATTCGGCCGCGCCCATCCCACCGCCCGTGAAGTCGCGCTGGTGGTGATCGTCAAATTGACGCTGCTGGTGGTCCTGCAGCTTCTTTTCTTCTCGAATCCGCAGAAGAACGCCTCCTTCGGCGCCAATCAAGTTTCCGCCGCCCTGGTCGGATCCCCCACGCAACCCTCGGAGACCGGCCATGATCGATAG
- the cydX gene encoding cytochrome bd-I oxidase subunit CydX produces the protein MWYFTWILGLAAAVFFGIMNAMWLEPRLNDEQ, from the coding sequence ATGTGGTACTTCACATGGATACTGGGCCTCGCCGCGGCGGTGTTCTTCGGCATCATGAACGCGATGTGGCTGGAACCGCGCCTGAACGACGAGCAATAG
- a CDS encoding MFS transporter, with product MTAHHRDRLPLASLLALALAGFVTILTEALPAGLLPQIGDGLGISEALAGQLVTVYALGSLAAAIPLTVATQGARRRPLLLAAIAGFAVANTVTAFSGSYLLTMVARFLAGVSAGLLWALLAGYAARMAPEHLKGRAIAVAMVGTPLALSLGVPAGTFLGKLVGWRMCFGIMSGLALLLMAWVRAKVPDFAGQAAGKRLPLRHVFTVAGVRPVLFVVLAFVLAHNILYTYIAPFLAAAGMAGRTDLVLLAFGLASLLGIWIVGALVDRHLRALTLASTALFGLSALALGVAGNAPAVVYAAVAAWGLAFGGAATLFQTALAKAAGNAADVAQSMLVTAWNMAIAGGGIIGGVLLDRLGVAAFSPALLALLAATLAVAWAARRHGFRPSSGGGNPQRPASQIQPSQRQ from the coding sequence ATGACGGCCCATCATCGAGACCGCCTTCCCCTCGCCTCGCTGCTGGCCCTGGCGCTGGCTGGCTTCGTCACGATCCTGACCGAGGCCTTGCCGGCGGGGCTGCTGCCGCAGATCGGCGACGGCCTGGGCATCTCCGAGGCGCTGGCGGGGCAGCTCGTTACCGTCTATGCCCTCGGTTCGCTGGCGGCGGCGATCCCGCTGACCGTCGCCACGCAGGGCGCGCGGCGCCGTCCGCTGCTGCTGGCGGCCATCGCGGGCTTCGCCGTCGCCAATACCGTCACGGCGTTTTCCGGCAGCTACCTCCTGACGATGGTGGCGCGCTTCCTGGCGGGCGTGTCGGCCGGGCTGCTTTGGGCGCTGCTGGCGGGCTATGCCGCGCGCATGGCGCCCGAGCACCTGAAGGGCCGGGCCATCGCCGTGGCGATGGTGGGCACGCCGTTGGCGCTGTCGCTGGGCGTGCCGGCCGGGACGTTTCTCGGCAAGCTGGTGGGTTGGCGGATGTGCTTCGGCATCATGAGCGGGCTGGCGCTGCTGCTCATGGCGTGGGTGCGCGCCAAGGTGCCGGACTTCGCCGGACAGGCGGCGGGCAAGCGGCTGCCGCTGCGGCATGTGTTCACCGTGGCCGGCGTGCGGCCGGTGCTGTTCGTGGTGCTGGCCTTCGTGCTGGCGCACAACATCCTCTATACCTACATCGCGCCGTTCCTGGCGGCGGCGGGCATGGCCGGCCGGACAGACCTGGTGCTGCTGGCGTTCGGCCTCGCGTCCCTGCTGGGCATCTGGATCGTCGGCGCGCTGGTCGACCGCCATCTGCGCGCGCTGACGCTCGCCAGCACGGCCTTGTTCGGCCTGTCCGCGCTGGCGCTCGGCGTGGCGGGCAATGCGCCCGCCGTGGTGTACGCGGCGGTGGCCGCCTGGGGCCTGGCCTTCGGCGGCGCGGCGACGCTGTTCCAGACGGCCCTCGCCAAGGCGGCCGGGAACGCGGCCGACGTGGCGCAGTCGATGCTGGTCACGGCCTGGAACATGGCGATCGCCGGCGGCGGCATCATCGGCGGCGTGCTGCTGGACCGCCTTGGCGTCGCCGCGTTTTCACCGGCATTGCTGGCGCTGCTGGCGGCGACGCTGGCCGTGGCGTGGGCCGCCAGGCGGCACGGTTTTCGCCCCTCGTCCGGGGGCGGCAACCCGCAACGGCCTGCTTCTCAGATCCAGCCCAGCCAGCGCCAATAG
- a CDS encoding ABC transporter substrate-binding protein, which produces MERRHFLFTAGAIGAALAARPRGAFAADLRTVKLGVGLKAMSPIVINLAIGEVLGYAKEEGLALNVLALGTNGNVQVAVDRGDVDVGVGVPSFGLPLLAKGEWKTSKNFYQYTYPYKWDIAVSPDSTVASYEQLKGKRIGVSDFGATDYPVTRNVMRTLGLDPDKDFKWIAVGNGVPAGVALQRGAIDALAYYDTGFGQIEAAGIPFKLVPRPAKLPLVGGQFLETRVQTLESQRAVMVGVGRTVCKASQFILANPKAGAQAFLRMYPETAPRGSTQEAAVAAVLQAISRRIKLYEPPYAGAKMGSINVQELKTEAEMNDFKISDYSPFYTNALIDDINNFDLAKVRQQARDYK; this is translated from the coding sequence ATGGAACGGAGACATTTTCTTTTCACGGCCGGCGCCATCGGCGCGGCCCTGGCGGCGCGGCCGCGCGGCGCCTTCGCGGCGGACCTGCGCACCGTCAAGCTGGGCGTGGGCCTGAAGGCCATGAGCCCCATCGTCATCAACCTGGCCATCGGCGAGGTGCTGGGCTACGCCAAGGAGGAAGGGCTGGCGCTGAACGTGCTGGCGCTGGGCACCAACGGCAACGTGCAGGTGGCGGTGGACCGGGGGGACGTCGACGTGGGCGTCGGCGTGCCCTCCTTCGGCCTGCCGCTGCTGGCCAAGGGCGAGTGGAAGACGTCGAAGAATTTCTATCAGTACACCTATCCCTACAAATGGGACATCGCCGTGTCGCCGGATTCCACGGTGGCCAGCTACGAACAGCTCAAGGGCAAGCGCATCGGGGTGTCGGACTTCGGCGCCACCGACTATCCGGTGACGCGCAACGTGATGCGCACGCTGGGCCTGGACCCGGACAAGGATTTCAAGTGGATCGCGGTGGGCAACGGCGTGCCGGCGGGCGTGGCCCTGCAGCGCGGCGCCATCGACGCGCTGGCCTACTACGACACCGGATTCGGGCAGATCGAGGCGGCCGGCATCCCGTTCAAGCTGGTGCCGCGGCCGGCCAAGCTGCCGCTGGTCGGCGGGCAGTTCCTGGAGACGCGGGTGCAGACGCTGGAAAGCCAGCGCGCCGTGATGGTCGGCGTCGGCCGCACCGTGTGCAAGGCCTCGCAGTTCATCCTGGCCAATCCCAAGGCCGGCGCGCAGGCCTTCCTGCGCATGTATCCCGAGACCGCGCCGCGCGGCAGCACCCAGGAAGCCGCCGTGGCCGCGGTGCTGCAGGCCATCAGCCGCCGCATCAAGCTGTACGAGCCGCCCTACGCAGGGGCCAAGATGGGCAGCATCAACGTCCAGGAGCTGAAGACGGAAGCGGAGATGAACGATTTCAAGATCAGCGACTACAGCCCTTTCTACACCAATGCGCTGATCGACGACATCAACAATTTCGACCTGGCCAAGGTGCGCCAGCAGGCCAGGGACTACAAGTGA
- a CDS encoding serine hydrolase domain-containing protein, translating to MTSPVFSLRTGVPPAHLPARVQAAVQQALDERRLVGAVILIARDGELIHRQAAGWADRESGRPMSVDAVFRLASVSKPIVSAAALALVAQGRLGLDDGIDRCLPGFRPRLADGRPARITVRQLLSHTAGLGYRFFEAVADGPYARAGVSDGMDASGIGLEENLRRIASVPLLYEPGTAWGYSLATDVLGAVIERVHGAPLDAAVRELVTGPLGMEDTGFVAPDARRVATAYVNDAPAPHRLAEGETVSSVEGAVGISYSPARIFDPRAFPSGGAGMAGTAEDFLRLLEALRQGRGAFLPDELIAEMARDQTDGRELPDLPGFGFGLGFSVLRDRTLADSPESAGTWRWGGAYGHSWFVDRTQGLSVVAFTNTLYEGMSGRFVMDLRDAVYGALELR from the coding sequence GTGACGAGTCCCGTGTTTTCCCTTCGCACCGGCGTCCCGCCCGCCCACCTTCCCGCCCGCGTCCAGGCCGCTGTCCAGCAAGCGCTTGACGAGCGCCGCCTGGTCGGCGCCGTGATACTCATTGCCCGCGACGGCGAACTGATCCACCGCCAGGCCGCCGGCTGGGCCGATCGCGAAAGCGGCCGGCCGATGTCCGTGGATGCGGTCTTCCGCCTGGCGTCGGTGAGCAAGCCCATCGTTTCGGCCGCGGCGCTGGCGCTCGTGGCGCAAGGCCGGCTGGGCCTCGATGACGGTATCGACCGCTGCCTGCCCGGGTTTCGGCCACGGCTGGCTGATGGCCGGCCCGCGCGGATCACGGTCCGGCAATTGCTCAGTCACACCGCCGGATTGGGTTACCGCTTCTTCGAGGCCGTTGCGGATGGCCCCTATGCAAGGGCCGGCGTGTCGGACGGCATGGATGCGTCCGGCATCGGCCTGGAAGAGAACCTGCGTCGTATTGCCAGCGTCCCGCTGCTGTACGAACCGGGCACGGCCTGGGGTTATTCGCTGGCGACCGACGTGCTGGGCGCCGTGATCGAGCGCGTGCATGGCGCGCCGCTGGATGCGGCGGTGCGCGAGCTCGTGACCGGCCCGCTGGGCATGGAGGACACCGGTTTCGTCGCGCCCGATGCGCGGCGCGTGGCCACCGCCTATGTGAATGACGCGCCGGCGCCGCATCGGCTGGCGGAGGGCGAAACCGTTTCGTCCGTCGAGGGGGCGGTCGGCATTTCCTATAGCCCCGCGCGCATCTTCGACCCGCGGGCGTTCCCTTCGGGGGGCGCGGGCATGGCGGGAACGGCCGAGGATTTCCTGCGGCTGCTGGAAGCCTTGCGGCAGGGGCGCGGCGCGTTCCTGCCCGACGAACTGATCGCGGAGATGGCGCGGGACCAGACGGACGGCCGGGAACTGCCGGACCTGCCGGGCTTCGGCTTCGGACTGGGTTTTTCGGTGTTGCGCGACCGGACGCTGGCCGATTCGCCCGAATCGGCGGGCACATGGCGTTGGGGCGGCGCCTACGGCCATTCCTGGTTCGTGGACCGGACGCAGGGACTCAGCGTCGTCGCTTTCACGAATACGCTGTACGAAGGCATGTCGGGGCGCTTCGTCATGGATCTGCGCGATGCGGTCTATGGCGCATTGGAGCTGCGATGA
- a CDS encoding DASS family sodium-coupled anion symporter translates to MPSSAPSALPASKPEKPGKAAIPLGLAAGVVALVAVLLIPLPAGLPVAGHRMLAILAFAVVVWITEAVSYEASAIIITALIAFLVGTAPNIQNPAVEYGTSAAIGMALTGFANPALALVAGALFIAAAMTHTGLDRRIALLTLSRIGTSTRRVLIGCVAVTIVLSLVVPSATARSAAVVPIMMGIITAFAVDKRSNVAAGIMIVVAQAVSIWNVGIQTAAAQNLLTIGFMDKMLGQRVTWADWLVAGAPWAIVMSVVLIAAILKLMPPEANEIAGGRETIDRLLAELGPMTGPQKRLMCVSVLLLLAWATEGRLHRYDTTATTYVGLVLLMLPRIGVMTWKDVQSRIPWGTVIVFGVGISLGTTLLTTQAGKWLGEQVVLHTGLDSLGAVAIFAILSAFLILVHLGFASATALTSAMLPILISVLTTLPGEFSRPGMTMLLGFTVSYGFLLPINAPQNMVCLGTDTFNARQFAKIGIVLTLVGYALMLLFAATYWRWLGWI, encoded by the coding sequence ATGCCCTCGTCCGCCCCCTCGGCGCTCCCCGCAAGCAAACCCGAGAAGCCCGGCAAGGCCGCCATCCCGCTGGGACTGGCGGCCGGCGTCGTCGCCCTGGTCGCGGTCCTGCTGATCCCCCTGCCCGCGGGCCTGCCGGTGGCGGGCCACCGGATGCTGGCGATTCTCGCCTTCGCCGTCGTCGTGTGGATCACCGAGGCGGTGTCCTACGAGGCCAGCGCCATCATCATCACGGCGCTCATCGCCTTCCTCGTCGGCACCGCGCCCAACATCCAGAACCCGGCCGTCGAATACGGCACTTCCGCCGCGATCGGCATGGCGCTGACCGGCTTCGCCAATCCGGCGCTGGCCCTGGTCGCCGGCGCGCTGTTCATCGCGGCCGCCATGACCCACACCGGGCTGGACCGCCGCATCGCCCTGCTGACGCTGTCCCGCATCGGCACCAGCACGCGCCGCGTCCTGATCGGCTGCGTCGCCGTCACCATCGTCCTCAGCCTGGTGGTGCCCAGCGCCACGGCCCGCAGCGCCGCGGTGGTGCCCATCATGATGGGGATCATCACCGCCTTCGCGGTGGACAAGCGCTCCAACGTCGCCGCCGGCATCATGATCGTCGTGGCCCAGGCCGTCAGCATCTGGAACGTCGGCATCCAGACGGCCGCCGCGCAGAACCTGCTGACCATCGGCTTCATGGACAAGATGCTGGGCCAGCGCGTCACCTGGGCGGACTGGCTGGTCGCCGGCGCGCCGTGGGCCATCGTCATGTCCGTGGTGCTGATCGCCGCCATCCTCAAGCTGATGCCGCCGGAAGCCAACGAGATCGCGGGCGGGCGCGAAACCATAGACCGCCTGCTGGCCGAGCTGGGGCCGATGACCGGCCCGCAGAAGCGCCTGATGTGCGTGTCCGTCCTGCTGCTGCTGGCGTGGGCCACCGAAGGACGCCTGCATCGCTACGACACCACGGCCACCACCTACGTGGGCCTGGTCCTGCTGATGCTGCCGCGCATCGGCGTGATGACGTGGAAGGACGTGCAGTCGCGCATCCCCTGGGGCACCGTCATCGTGTTCGGCGTGGGTATCAGCCTGGGCACGACCCTGCTGACCACCCAGGCCGGCAAGTGGCTGGGAGAACAGGTGGTGCTGCACACCGGCCTGGACTCCCTGGGCGCGGTCGCCATCTTCGCGATATTGTCGGCCTTCCTCATCCTGGTGCACCTGGGTTTCGCCAGCGCCACCGCGCTGACCTCGGCCATGCTGCCCATCCTGATTTCCGTGCTGACCACGCTGCCCGGCGAATTCAGCCGGCCCGGCATGACCATGCTGCTGGGCTTCACCGTCAGCTACGGCTTCCTCCTGCCCATCAACGCCCCGCAGAACATGGTGTGCCTGGGCACGGACACCTTCAACGCGCGGCAATTCGCCAAGATAGGCATCGTGCTCACCCTCGTGGGCTACGCGCTGATGCTGCTGTTCGCCGCGACCTATTGGCGCTGGCTGGGCTGGATCTGA